A single Tenacibaculum sp. 190524A02b DNA region contains:
- a CDS encoding T9SS type A sorting domain-containing protein: MKKITLLFLLVPLVNFAQWTQLGNTVAGEFASDRAGNVSLSSDGTVMAIGARYNNGNGTKSGHVRVFGYEANQWIQIGEDINGEAIDDLSGQALSLSGDGTTVSIGALFNDGNGRNSGHVRIFKNVNGTWNQIGTDIDGEALANNSGGAVSINHNGTIVAIGARYNDANGIQDTGHVRVYQYEAGIWEQLGNDIDGAANHNFFGTSVAISADGYTVAIGAPYNNNKNGEDAGHVQIYQYTSGSWNQIGDDINGEAEDDNSGEVISLSDDGSTIAIGARSNDGNGSNSGHVRVYKNISGSWTQLGSDIDGPSSNKFFPSSLSLNADGTTLAIGASFVHSSVVNSGSTHVMNYKANNWSLVETVISGANENDYSGFSVSISNDGNTVAIGSELNSDNGLESGYVRVLTNSQVLSNSTLKVQDFRAFPNPTQNNVQINLGNNYTNVLLTITNAIGQTISQKNYTNTNILTVPIYGSNGVYYLEINTSTGKNEVLKIVKQD, from the coding sequence ATGAAAAAAATTACACTACTTTTTTTGCTAGTACCCTTAGTTAATTTTGCACAATGGACGCAGTTAGGAAACACTGTTGCAGGAGAGTTTGCTTCTGATAGAGCAGGTAATGTAAGTCTTAGCAGTGATGGAACTGTTATGGCCATTGGAGCTAGATACAATAATGGTAATGGTACTAAATCAGGACATGTAAGAGTTTTTGGTTATGAAGCAAACCAATGGATTCAAATAGGTGAAGATATTAATGGTGAAGCTATAGATGATCTTTCCGGACAAGCACTTAGTTTAAGTGGTGACGGAACTACCGTTTCTATTGGAGCTCTTTTTAATGATGGAAATGGTAGAAATTCAGGACATGTAAGAATTTTTAAGAATGTAAATGGAACTTGGAATCAGATAGGAACTGATATTGACGGAGAAGCATTGGCTAATAACTCAGGAGGTGCAGTAAGCATTAATCATAATGGTACTATTGTAGCCATAGGGGCACGTTATAATGATGCCAATGGAATACAAGATACGGGGCATGTCAGAGTGTATCAATATGAAGCAGGGATTTGGGAACAACTTGGGAATGATATTGATGGTGCAGCGAACCATAACTTTTTTGGTACTAGTGTAGCTATAAGTGCAGATGGTTATACTGTAGCAATTGGAGCGCCGTACAATAATAATAAAAATGGAGAAGATGCAGGTCACGTACAGATATATCAATATACTTCTGGAAGTTGGAATCAAATTGGAGACGATATAAATGGAGAAGCGGAAGATGATAATTCTGGAGAGGTTATTAGTTTAAGTGATGATGGATCTACAATTGCTATTGGCGCTCGAAGTAATGATGGAAATGGATCAAATTCAGGGCATGTTCGTGTTTATAAAAATATTTCAGGTTCTTGGACACAATTAGGGAGTGATATTGATGGACCATCGAGTAATAAGTTTTTTCCAAGTTCTTTAAGTTTAAATGCCGATGGAACTACTTTAGCAATTGGAGCCTCATTTGTTCATAGTAGTGTGGTAAATTCAGGTTCTACACATGTCATGAATTATAAAGCCAATAATTGGTCATTAGTTGAAACAGTAATTAGTGGGGCAAATGAAAATGATTATTCAGGATTTTCTGTAAGTATTAGTAATGATGGGAATACTGTAGCAATAGGATCAGAATTAAATAGTGATAACGGTTTAGAATCAGGTTATGTGCGTGTACTTACAAATTCACAAGTTTTAAGTAATTCAACTCTAAAAGTTCAGGATTTCAGAGCATTTCCAAATCCTACTCAAAATAATGTTCAAATAAATCTAGGAAATAACTATACAAATGTACTACTAACCATTACAAACGCTATTGGTCAAACCATCTCTCAAAAAAACTATACAAATACCAATATATTAACAGTTCCTATTTATGGAAGTAATGGGGTTTATTATCTAGAAATTAATACTTCTACAGGTAAAAATGAAGTGTTAAAAATAGTAAAACAAGATTAG
- a CDS encoding sensor histidine kinase, with the protein MKISTNKRYITFLFISWQILFFIYTSGPNLLLIKKEVGLEVDISINLDSDLWLKGFICGVLAFLLSFGTSFIIENKVNLNNPFKKYIFKALIIFLIVQLLYTLLIWFLMESSLLNIESKDYTMLSLEKIYNSLYFFIFNSISLFIFLMIKAQNRLKNAELKQLSLEANLKESQLDTLKGQLNPHFMFNNLNNIRGLMLENVPRSREMITRLSEMLRYSLTKNKLHAISLEEELEMVDNYVAISKIQMEERLQFEKEILINLEGIQIPPMIIQMLIENAIKHGIAQLKKGGRIKLTILQKHKMLYIKVSNTGQLQMDSDSTRLGVENIKQRLALLYKGKASFILKEENNQVLATIKIPLL; encoded by the coding sequence ATGAAGATTAGTACAAATAAAAGATATATTACATTTCTTTTTATAAGTTGGCAAATATTATTTTTTATATACACTTCTGGCCCAAACTTACTTTTAATAAAAAAAGAAGTAGGGTTAGAAGTGGATATCAGTATAAACTTAGATTCTGATCTTTGGTTAAAAGGGTTTATATGCGGTGTTTTGGCTTTTCTGTTAAGTTTTGGCACTTCTTTTATTATTGAAAATAAAGTCAATTTAAATAACCCTTTTAAAAAATACATTTTTAAAGCGCTAATAATATTTCTTATAGTTCAATTACTTTATACCTTATTAATATGGTTTCTAATGGAAAGCTCACTATTAAATATTGAAAGTAAAGATTATACAATGCTTTCATTAGAAAAAATATACAATAGTCTCTATTTTTTTATCTTTAATAGCATTAGCCTTTTTATTTTTTTGATGATTAAAGCCCAAAACCGTTTAAAGAATGCAGAACTTAAACAACTTAGTTTAGAAGCTAATTTAAAAGAATCTCAGCTAGATACACTTAAAGGACAGCTTAATCCTCATTTTATGTTTAATAATTTAAATAATATTCGTGGTTTAATGTTAGAAAACGTGCCAAGATCTAGAGAAATGATTACTAGACTTTCTGAAATGCTTCGTTATTCCCTTACTAAAAATAAACTACATGCCATTTCATTAGAAGAGGAATTAGAAATGGTAGATAATTATGTGGCTATTTCTAAAATCCAAATGGAAGAACGCTTACAATTTGAAAAAGAAATTTTGATAAACCTTGAAGGGATTCAAATTCCACCAATGATTATACAAATGTTAATAGAAAATGCAATAAAACATGGTATTGCTCAGCTTAAAAAGGGAGGAAGAATTAAACTAACCATCTTACAAAAACATAAAATGCTGTATATAAAAGTTAGTAATACAGGACAATTGCAAATGGATAGTGATTCTACTAGATTAGGGGTAGAAAATATAAAACAACGTTTAGCTTTATTATATAAAGGAAAAGCTAGTTTTATTTTAAAAGAAGAAAATAATCAGGTATTAGCAACCATTAAAATACCATTACTATGA